One Punica granatum isolate Tunisia-2019 chromosome 3, ASM765513v2, whole genome shotgun sequence genomic window carries:
- the LOC116198725 gene encoding DNA-directed RNA polymerase III subunit RPC10-like: MEFCPTCGNLLQYELPHRDRPSRFFCPTCPYVCNIESKVKIKRKQHLVRKKIEPVFSEEDRKNGPQIDGVTCPHCGHGKAIYHQAQIRSADEPMTTFYWCLNENCGRNWRED, encoded by the exons ATGGAGTTCTGCCCGACCTGCGGGAACCTGTTGCAGTACGAGCTGCCCCACAGGGACCGGCCGTCTCGGTTCTTTTGCCCCACGTGCCCCTACGTCTGCAACATCGAGAGCAAG GTTAAAATTAAGAGGAAGCAGCACCTAGTCAGGAAGAAGATCGAACCGGTCTTTTCCGAGGAGGATCGCAAGAACGGGCCGCAGATTGATGGAG TGACATGCCCGCACTGTGGCCATGGGAAAGCCATCTACCATCAAGCCCAGATTCGATCTGCAGACGAGCCAATGACAACCTTCTATTGGTGCCTGAATGAGAATTGCGGAAGAAACTGGCGTGAGGATTGA
- the LOC116199524 gene encoding probable hexokinase-like 2 protein isoform X1: protein MVRREVVVAVLTTAAAIVAATTVLWRLQGRRQRQRERAQRILRKFARESATPVPLLWRVADALASNMDASLSTSTDQKSSNSTLNMLVASVDSLPTGEEEGIYYGVNLKSKDFLLLSARLGGKKTPISDLHRQEISFPSHVLSSTTSQEVFDFVASKVAEFVAGYPGDKTENSKVGKGLGFTISYPVGHAATEDNSASGRNTAIKWKSFLVDDPVQDQKQLLGEINSALKKHGVDMQTFALVIDPAGDLAGGRYYSQDCVAAVTLGTGTSAAYTELAESVPRPRWLGVWPKSGEILVTMGWGNFSCSDLPITEFDSCLDAESSNPGSQIFEKLISGTYLGETVRRVLLKMAQETLIFGKKVSDELKTPYVLSSSDMAAMHQDTSEDREVVAEKLVNIFKITDTTSTAREIVAEVCDIVAERGARLAAAGIVGIIKKLKRINDRKSIVTIEGELYEHYRVFRNYLHSSMWEMLGKELSDNIVIEHSHGGSGSGAIFLAATQQAAQSTVDNE from the exons ATGGTTAGGAgggaggtggtggtggcagTGCTCACGACAGCCGCAGCCATAGTGGCAGCGACGACCGTCTTGTGGCGGTTGCAGGGGAGGAGGCAGCGGCAGCGAGAGAGGGCTCAGCGGATTCTACGCAAGTTTGCAAGGGAGAGCGCCACCCCGGTGCCTCTGCTATGGCGGGTGGCTGATGCCTTGGCCTCCAACATGGACGCGTCTCTGAGCACTTCAACCGATCAGAAGAGCAGCAATAGCACCCTCAACATGCTTGTGGCCTCCGTCGATTCTCTACCCACAGG ggaagaagaagggatATACTATGGGGTGAATTTGAAATCGAAGGACTTTCTCTTACTCTCTGCCCGACTCGGAGGCAAGAAGACTCCCATTTCCGACTTACACCGGCAGGAAATTTCATTTCCTTCGCATGTCCTAAGTTCCACCACCTCTCAG GAGGTATTCGATTTTGTCGCATCAAAAGTTGCAGAGTTCGTGGCGGGGTATCCGGGGGATAAAACTGAAAATTCGAAAGTTGGGAAGGGGCTTGGTTTCACGATTTCGTATCCTGTGGGCCATGCTGCAACGGAAGATAATTCTGCTTCAGGTCGTAATACTGCCATCAAGTGGAAGAGCTTCCTCGTTGACGACCCG GTTCAAGATCAGAAACAGTTGCTAGGGGAGATCAACTCTGCTCTGAAGAAGCACGGTGTGGACATGCAAACCTTTGCCTTG GTTATCGACCCGGCTGGAGATCTAGCAGGTGGCCGCTACTACAGCCAGGACTGCGTGGCTGCGGTTACTCTGGGGACAGGAACGAGCGCAGCCTATACTGAACTGGCCGAATCAGTTCCACGGCCACGTTGGCTTGGAGTTTGGCCTAAGTCGGGCGAGATT CTTGTTACAATGGGTTGGGGGAACTTCAGTTGCTCTGACCTCCCAATCACCGAGTTCGACTCGTGTTTAGACGCAGAGAGCTCAAATCCTGGCAGCCAG ATATTTGAGAAGCTTATTTCGGGAACGTATCTGGGAGAAACTGTGAGGAGAGTACTGCTGAAGATGGCTCAGGAAACATTAATCTTTGGGAAGAAAGTGTCCGATGAACTTAAGACGCCTTACGTATTAAG CTCCTCGGACATGGCAGCTATGCATCAGGACACATCCGAGGATCGGGAGGTAGTGGCCGAGAAGCtagttaatattttcaaa ATCACTGACACAACTTCAACGGCGAGAGAAATCGTGGCCGAGGTCTGTGACATAGTCGCTGAGCGCGGAGCAAGGCTTGCTGCAGCAGGGATTGTCGGGATTATAAAGAAGCTCAAAAGGATCAATGATCGCAAAAGCATCGTCACCATCGAGGGCGAGCTCTATGAGCACTACAGGGTATTCAGGAATTACCTGCACAGCAGCATGTGGGAGATGCTAGGGAAGGAGCTCTCAGACAACATTGTGATCGAGCATTCTCACGGAGGGTCGGGATCCGGGGCCATCTTTCTTGCTGCAACTCAACAGGCTGCTCAGAGTACAGTCGATAACGAATGA
- the LOC116199526 gene encoding cytochrome c oxidase assembly protein COX11, mitochondrial isoform X1 produces the protein MSLSRLARRSHLLSFFSPFKPHYLGAQRGYVPDSINNAWCLIPRCRHSIWSCKRSSQFPLGSRCFQKSGSVLAQRQYASQASSQEQKSRRMLMYLTALVFAMVGGSYAAVPLYRRFCQATGYGGTIQRRESVEEKIARHAKDGTVTEREIAVQFNADVADGMPWKFTPTQREVRVKPGESALAFYTAENRSSTPITGVSTYNVTPMKAAVYFNKIQCFCFEEQRLLPGEQIDMPVFFYIDPEFETDSRMDDINNIILSYTFFKVSED, from the exons ATGTCGCTTTCGAGGCTTGCAAGACGAAGCCatctcctctctttcttttcaccTTTCAAACCTCA TTACTTGGGAGCTCAACGTGGATATGTGCCAGATTCCATCAACAACGCATGGTGCTTAATTCCAAGATGTAGACATAGTATCTGGTCGTGTAAAAGATCTTCTCAGTTTCCTCTCGGTTCTCGTTGTTTTCAAAAATCTGGTTCGGTTCTTGCACAGCGCCAATATGCTTCTCAAGCATCCTCCCAAGAACAGAAATCTCGAAGGATGCTTATGTACCTTACAGCTTTGGTTTTTGCAATGGTGGGAGGTAGTTATGCTGCTGTCCCATTGTATCGGAGATTCTGTCAAGCTACTGGCTATGGTGGTACCATCCAACGCCGAGAG AGCGTTGAAGAGAAAATTGCTCGCCATGCTAAAGATGGAACAGTTACCGAAAG GGAGATTGCGGTGCAGTTTAATGCTGATGTGGCTGATGGGATGCCATGGAAATTTACTCCAACCCAAAGAGAG GTTAGAGTTAAGCCCGGAGAAAGTGCTCTTGCATTTTACACAGCTGAAAATCGAAGTTCGACACCAATAACTGGTGTTTCTACCTATAATGTTACTCCCATGAAG GCAGCAGTTTACTTCAATAAGATACAGTGTTTCTGCTTTGAGGAGCAACGCCTTCTCCCTGGAGAACAAATTGACATGCCT GTGTTCTTCTATATTGATCCCGAATTTGAAACGGATTCGAGGATGGATGATATCAACAACATTATATTATCCTACACATTTTTCAAGGTCTCCGAGGATTGA
- the LOC116199525 gene encoding perakine reductase-like produces the protein MGFMNQGARIKVVHREKQGTRKMAEEQRIQIPRVKLGTQGLDVSKLGYGCMGLTGNYNDPVPEDVGISIITEAFKRGITFFDTSDIYGNNTNEILVGKALKKLPREKVQLATKFGVVKIDFKGDIVVRGTREYVRSCCEASLKRLDVDYIDLYYQHRVDTTIPIEETMEELKKLVVEGKIKYIGLSEASPETIRRAHAVHPITAVQMEWSLWTRDIEEEIVPLCRELGIGIVPYSPIGGGFFGGKAITETIPANSLLESHPRFKGENLDKNKIFYFQIEKLAEKHGCSPAQLALSWVLHQGDDVAPIPGTTKMKNLESNIESLRLKLTGEDLKEISDAMPIDEVAGDRTFEYLLRCSWKFANTPLRDHKE, from the exons atgggaTTCATGAACCAAGGGGCAAGGATCAAGGTAGTGCATAGAGAGAAACAGGGGACGAGAAAAATGGCAGAAGAACAGAGGATTCAGATTCCTAGAGTGAAGCTCGGGACTCAGGGGCTCGAT GTTTCGAAACTGGGATATGGATGCATGGGACTTACTGGGAATTACAACGATCCCGTCCCGGAAGATGTCGGGATTTCAATCATCACTGAGGCCTTCAAGAGAGGCATAACCTTCTTTGACACGTCCGACATCTATGGGAACAATACAAATGAGATCCTTGTCGGAAAG GCATTGAAGAAACTGCCCCGAGAGAAGGTCCAGTTAGCCACAAAGTTTGGGGTTGTGAAGATTGATTTTAAAGGGGATATCGTGGTCAGAGGAACCCGTGAGTACGTCCGATCATGTTGCGAGGCGAGCCTGAAACGTCTCGATGTGGACTACATCGACCTTTACTATCAGCACCGGGTTGATACCACCATCCCTATTGAAGAAACC ATGGAGGAACTGAAGAAGCTGGTGGTAGAAGGGAAGATCAAGTACATCGGCTTGTCGGAAGCGAGCCCTGAGACAATAAGGAGGGCCCATGCGGTCCACCCGATCACTGCTGTTCAGATGGAGTGGTCTCTCTGGACTCGCGATATCGAGGAGGAGATCGTCCCCCTCTGCAG GGAGCTCGGGATCGGAATAGTTCCATACAGTCCCATTGGCGGAGGGTTTTTCGGGGGAAAGGCGATCACTGAGACCATACCAGCAAACAGCCTTCTGGAATCGCACCCAAGGTTTAAGGGAGAGAACTTGGACAAGAACAAGATTTTCTATTTCCAGATTGAGAAACTGGCGGAAAAACACGGGTGCAGCCCTGCTCAGCTCGCTCTTTCCTGGGTTCTCCATCAGGGGGATGATGTTGCACCTATTCCTG GCACGACGAAGATGAAGAATCTCGAGAGTAACATCGAGTCCTTGAGGCTGAAACTTACTGGAGAGGACTTGAAGGAGATCTCTGATGCTATGCCAATTGATGAAGTTGCCGGTGATCGCACATTTGAATACTTGCTTCGATGCTCGTGGAAGTTCGCTAACACCCCACTGAGAGATCACAAGGAATGA
- the LOC116200349 gene encoding putative receptor-like protein kinase At4g00960, with protein sequence MRHIKDPTIAFLASTEDWSSGDDSWLFKLSEIRAATNDFSNTTKLGQGGFGKVYKGKLKGGRQIAVKRLEGCSNEGKKQFKNEIMLMVRLQHRNLVKLVGFCFEGGERIIIYEFVPYASLDRFISDPNKRVLLDWTKRYKIIKGIARGLLYLHVDSQLRLIHCDLKPANILLDEKMNPKIADFGTARLFPSDQSSERTINIAGTFGYMPPEYVQHGEISLKTDVYSFGVMVLEIISGQKNGFLDIFGSSAHLASYAWNNWKKGTAMNLVDHFLKGSPVGEILYCIHIALLCVQEDVARRPTTASVTLMLNTESQSLPMPSHPAFLTDSSMTNNQALAQPE encoded by the exons ATGCGTCATATTA AAGATCCTACAATAGCATTCCTCGCTTCTACGGAAGACTGGTCGTCAGGAGATGATAGCTGGCTATTTAAGCTGAGCGAGATCAGAGCTGCCACAAATGACTTCTCTAACACTACCAAACTCGGACAAGGCGGATTCGGGAAAGTTTACAAG GGGAAACTTAAGGGTGGACGACAAATTGCAGTAAAGAGGCTTGAAGGTTGCTCTAATGAGGGTAAGAAGCAATTCAAGAATGAGATAATGTTGATGGTCAGACTCCAACACAGGAACTTGGTTAAGCTTGTCGGGTTCTGCTTTGAAGGTGGAGAGAGGATCATAATTTACGAGTTTGTTCCTTATGCAAGCCTCGATAGGTTCATATCAG ATCCAAACAAACGTGTACTGTTAGACTGGACGAAGCGCTATAAGATTATAAAAGGAATCGCTCGGGGGCTCCTTTATCTTCATGTTGACTCACAACTTAGGCTCATCCACTGCGATCTGAAACCAGCGAATATCCTACTGGATGAGAAAATGAACCCGAAGATAGCGGATTTTGGCACAGCAAGACTATTTCCTTCAGACCAAAGCAGTGAAAGAACGATAAATATTGCTGGTACATT CGGTTATATGCCTCCCGAGTATGTGCAACATGGAGAGATCTCTTTGAAGACAGATGTTTACAGTTTTGGGGTCATGGTACTAGAGATCATCAGCGGTCAGAAGAATGGATTTTTGGACATTTTTGGTTCTTCAGCTCACCTGGCAAGCTAT GCGTGGAACAACTGGAAAAAAGGAACGGCAATGAACCTGGTAGACCATTTTCTCAAGGGCAGTCCAGTAGGTGAAATCCTCTACTGCATTCACATAGCATTGCTGTGCGTTCAAGAGGATGTGGCTCGTCGACCTACCACGGCTTCCGTTACTTTGATGCTGAACACTGAGAGTCAAAGCCTTCCTATGCCTTCCCATCCGGCATTTTTAACTGACTCTTCAATGACGAATAATCAAGCTCTAGCCCAACCAGAGTGA
- the LOC116199524 gene encoding probable hexokinase-like 2 protein isoform X2: MVRREVVVAVLTTAAAIVAATTVLWRLQGRRQRQRERAQRILRKFARESATPVPLLWRVADALASNMDASLSTSTDQKSSNSTLNMLVASVDSLPTGEEEGIYYGVNLKSKDFLLLSARLGGKKTPISDLHRQEISFPSHVLSSTTSQEVFDFVASKVAEFVAGYPGDKTENSKVGKGLGFTISYPVGHAATEDNSASGRNTAIKWKSFLVDDPVQDQKQLLGEINSALKKHGVDMQTFALVIDPAGDLAGGRYYSQDCVAAVTLGTGTSAAYTELAESVPRPRWLGVWPKSGEILVTMGWGNFSCSDLPITEFDSCLDAESSNPGSQIFEKLISGTYLGETVRRVLLKMAQETLIFGKKVSDELKTPYVLSSSDMAAMHQDTSEDREITDTTSTAREIVAEVCDIVAERGARLAAAGIVGIIKKLKRINDRKSIVTIEGELYEHYRVFRNYLHSSMWEMLGKELSDNIVIEHSHGGSGSGAIFLAATQQAAQSTVDNE, from the exons ATGGTTAGGAgggaggtggtggtggcagTGCTCACGACAGCCGCAGCCATAGTGGCAGCGACGACCGTCTTGTGGCGGTTGCAGGGGAGGAGGCAGCGGCAGCGAGAGAGGGCTCAGCGGATTCTACGCAAGTTTGCAAGGGAGAGCGCCACCCCGGTGCCTCTGCTATGGCGGGTGGCTGATGCCTTGGCCTCCAACATGGACGCGTCTCTGAGCACTTCAACCGATCAGAAGAGCAGCAATAGCACCCTCAACATGCTTGTGGCCTCCGTCGATTCTCTACCCACAGG ggaagaagaagggatATACTATGGGGTGAATTTGAAATCGAAGGACTTTCTCTTACTCTCTGCCCGACTCGGAGGCAAGAAGACTCCCATTTCCGACTTACACCGGCAGGAAATTTCATTTCCTTCGCATGTCCTAAGTTCCACCACCTCTCAG GAGGTATTCGATTTTGTCGCATCAAAAGTTGCAGAGTTCGTGGCGGGGTATCCGGGGGATAAAACTGAAAATTCGAAAGTTGGGAAGGGGCTTGGTTTCACGATTTCGTATCCTGTGGGCCATGCTGCAACGGAAGATAATTCTGCTTCAGGTCGTAATACTGCCATCAAGTGGAAGAGCTTCCTCGTTGACGACCCG GTTCAAGATCAGAAACAGTTGCTAGGGGAGATCAACTCTGCTCTGAAGAAGCACGGTGTGGACATGCAAACCTTTGCCTTG GTTATCGACCCGGCTGGAGATCTAGCAGGTGGCCGCTACTACAGCCAGGACTGCGTGGCTGCGGTTACTCTGGGGACAGGAACGAGCGCAGCCTATACTGAACTGGCCGAATCAGTTCCACGGCCACGTTGGCTTGGAGTTTGGCCTAAGTCGGGCGAGATT CTTGTTACAATGGGTTGGGGGAACTTCAGTTGCTCTGACCTCCCAATCACCGAGTTCGACTCGTGTTTAGACGCAGAGAGCTCAAATCCTGGCAGCCAG ATATTTGAGAAGCTTATTTCGGGAACGTATCTGGGAGAAACTGTGAGGAGAGTACTGCTGAAGATGGCTCAGGAAACATTAATCTTTGGGAAGAAAGTGTCCGATGAACTTAAGACGCCTTACGTATTAAG CTCCTCGGACATGGCAGCTATGCATCAGGACACATCCGAGGATCGGGAG ATCACTGACACAACTTCAACGGCGAGAGAAATCGTGGCCGAGGTCTGTGACATAGTCGCTGAGCGCGGAGCAAGGCTTGCTGCAGCAGGGATTGTCGGGATTATAAAGAAGCTCAAAAGGATCAATGATCGCAAAAGCATCGTCACCATCGAGGGCGAGCTCTATGAGCACTACAGGGTATTCAGGAATTACCTGCACAGCAGCATGTGGGAGATGCTAGGGAAGGAGCTCTCAGACAACATTGTGATCGAGCATTCTCACGGAGGGTCGGGATCCGGGGCCATCTTTCTTGCTGCAACTCAACAGGCTGCTCAGAGTACAGTCGATAACGAATGA
- the LOC116199526 gene encoding cytochrome c oxidase assembly protein COX11, mitochondrial isoform X2, with protein sequence MLMYLTALVFAMVGGSYAAVPLYRRFCQATGYGGTIQRRESVEEKIARHAKDGTVTEREIAVQFNADVADGMPWKFTPTQREVRVKPGESALAFYTAENRSSTPITGVSTYNVTPMKAAVYFNKIQCFCFEEQRLLPGEQIDMPVFFYIDPEFETDSRMDDINNIILSYTFFKVSED encoded by the exons ATGCTTATGTACCTTACAGCTTTGGTTTTTGCAATGGTGGGAGGTAGTTATGCTGCTGTCCCATTGTATCGGAGATTCTGTCAAGCTACTGGCTATGGTGGTACCATCCAACGCCGAGAG AGCGTTGAAGAGAAAATTGCTCGCCATGCTAAAGATGGAACAGTTACCGAAAG GGAGATTGCGGTGCAGTTTAATGCTGATGTGGCTGATGGGATGCCATGGAAATTTACTCCAACCCAAAGAGAG GTTAGAGTTAAGCCCGGAGAAAGTGCTCTTGCATTTTACACAGCTGAAAATCGAAGTTCGACACCAATAACTGGTGTTTCTACCTATAATGTTACTCCCATGAAG GCAGCAGTTTACTTCAATAAGATACAGTGTTTCTGCTTTGAGGAGCAACGCCTTCTCCCTGGAGAACAAATTGACATGCCT GTGTTCTTCTATATTGATCCCGAATTTGAAACGGATTCGAGGATGGATGATATCAACAACATTATATTATCCTACACATTTTTCAAGGTCTCCGAGGATTGA